A genomic stretch from Syntrophorhabdales bacterium includes:
- a CDS encoding tripartite tricarboxylate transporter substrate binding protein: MMRGSIVLLCATILGMGAFLPGMALSLDYPTKPVELVVPYTAGSSLDVVSRLIAEIAPTYMPQPIVVVNKPGAGGSLAAAEVIQAKPDGYKLNIQGNMFFATTVKTQKVPFNPDDLVPIANFMEWRLGLIVRQDSPWKTLGDLLAYAKKNPGELKWSHLGRGIPPTIILMSVFKKAGVQTIDVPYKGNPEAFAALLGRHVDACSMGMAVIKDQAKAGNVRYLVFYSDHRYSDEPNVPCLQELGFSEAAKLMTFGAIWVHKNTPEAIKSYLFNVCKKIYDDPRFKKLPDMGGEDPRWGGPDFVKQKVKDMEEAGIPVLKELGLYTGK; this comes from the coding sequence ATGATGAGAGGAAGCATCGTCTTACTATGTGCAACGATTCTGGGCATGGGAGCCTTTTTGCCGGGGATGGCCCTTTCGCTGGACTATCCAACAAAACCGGTTGAGCTTGTCGTACCCTATACGGCGGGCAGTTCACTCGATGTAGTTAGCCGCCTCATTGCTGAAATAGCACCCACGTATATGCCGCAGCCTATAGTTGTAGTTAATAAACCGGGCGCGGGAGGAAGCCTGGCTGCCGCAGAAGTCATCCAGGCAAAGCCGGATGGCTACAAGCTGAACATTCAGGGCAACATGTTCTTTGCGACAACCGTAAAGACCCAGAAAGTCCCCTTCAACCCGGATGATCTGGTCCCCATCGCCAATTTCATGGAATGGAGACTGGGGTTGATTGTCAGGCAGGATTCCCCATGGAAGACCTTGGGCGATCTGCTCGCCTATGCGAAGAAAAACCCCGGCGAGCTGAAGTGGTCTCATCTGGGCAGGGGAATTCCGCCCACTATCATTCTCATGAGCGTGTTCAAGAAGGCCGGCGTCCAAACAATTGACGTGCCGTACAAGGGCAACCCTGAAGCCTTTGCAGCTCTGCTCGGCCGCCATGTTGATGCATGCAGCATGGGTATGGCGGTTATCAAAGATCAGGCAAAGGCCGGCAATGTCCGTTACCTGGTATTCTATTCAGACCATAGATATAGCGACGAACCGAACGTGCCATGCCTGCAGGAACTCGGGTTCAGCGAGGCCGCAAAACTTATGACCTTCGGGGCTATATGGGTTCACAAGAATACGCCGGAGGCCATAAAGAGCTACCTTTTTAACGTCTGCAAGAAAATCTATGATGATCCGCGGTTCAAGAAACTCCCCGATATGGGCGGCGAGGACCCCCGCTGGGGCGGACCGGACTTCGTAAAGCAAAAAGTCAAGGATATGGAAGAGGCGGGTATCCCTGTTTTGAAGGAACTCGGCCTTTACACGGGCAAGTAA
- a CDS encoding transposase, whose product MLKKQYSRQVQKRKRIGNRTLVIGMDIGSAFNAACFMDKEGNVLGRYPKIYNSRKGFNFFHAMVEQTKRKHKLTRVFIGMEPTGHYWRKIAFFAKQGCILIPLLMNY is encoded by the coding sequence ATGCTTAAGAAGCAGTATAGCAGACAGGTCCAGAAACGCAAGAGGATCGGGAACCGTACCCTGGTGATCGGCATGGACATTGGCAGCGCGTTCAACGCGGCCTGTTTCATGGACAAGGAAGGAAACGTACTGGGGCGCTACCCGAAGATCTACAATTCGCGGAAGGGGTTCAACTTCTTTCACGCAATGGTCGAACAGACAAAACGGAAACACAAGCTCACGCGTGTGTTCATCGGCATGGAGCCCACCGGCCACTACTGGCGGAAGATCGCCTTTTTCGCCAAGCAAGGTTGCATTCTTATTCCCCTACTAATGAACTACTGA
- a CDS encoding Fic family protein has translation MWEVTIHPFRDGNGRVSRLLLLLQCYHLGYEVGRYISLERLIEESKERYYETLEQSSVWWHEGKNDAWPYINYVLYTVKNACREFEARLGDTKSPRGAKTELIIAAINRCADQFTLSDLERVTPGISRDMLRKVLKDLQRDRRIECLGRGPGAPWRKRVIKKKEGKREGNRDFG, from the coding sequence GTGTGGGAAGTAACAATCCACCCTTTCAGAGACGGCAATGGCAGGGTTTCACGTCTGCTGCTTCTTCTCCAGTGCTACCATCTCGGCTACGAGGTAGGAAGATATATTAGCCTTGAACGACTCATCGAGGAGAGTAAGGAACGGTACTATGAAACCCTGGAGCAAAGCTCCGTTTGGTGGCATGAGGGAAAGAATGATGCGTGGCCCTATATCAACTATGTCCTTTACACCGTGAAAAACGCCTGCCGCGAATTTGAGGCGCGGCTTGGTGATACAAAAAGCCCTCGGGGCGCGAAGACAGAACTGATCATCGCAGCAATCAATCGTTGCGCTGATCAGTTTACGCTGAGCGATCTGGAGCGCGTCACTCCGGGTATCAGTCGAGACATGTTGCGCAAAGTCCTCAAGGACCTTCAAAGAGATAGGCGGATCGAATGCCTGGGACGGGGGCCTGGGGCACCGTGGAGAAAGAGGGTAATAAAAAAGAAAGAGGGTAAAAGAGAGGGTAACAGAGACTTTGGTTGA